The following coding sequences lie in one candidate division KSB1 bacterium genomic window:
- a CDS encoding BamA/TamA family outer membrane protein — protein MKKQSVVNVLYLFLILLTFNLHNVSFAQEKEDEETPKEQIPVEERKTGDSFIENVGELPGDIVTFPLRLVFKGISKTAGWIDFQNVYLRVTDWLTNEDGTRKVRPIFAPSGGGGATFTQENFFKGGMTFRAHGSFGNRTRRLFSGRLRDPQLFAPKLGLQLTGFHQRKPDEDFFGLGNDSQKSDETNYLHQENNFEIDVISVPFKAAQFSLGLSYSNVNIKEGRDPNHPSTNTFPKFQEVPGLAGAEMWSLLFKFYNDSRNATAHPTSGGEEFFSVEFAKEIDGSDFGYRKYTLDLQRYIELFYKRVLAVRARTEVTDKMEGREIPFYRLAGLGGADNLRGYRPVRFRDEDLMLFSAEYRFEVNTYAIVYGFFEEGRVFNNIFDDFTFNDFKYSAGGGLRFRARNGNLTAILEIAKSKEQTRFIFGLNTDLRRF, from the coding sequence AAAACAATCAGTTGTAAATGTGCTTTATTTATTTCTTATCTTATTAACATTTAATTTACATAATGTAAGTTTTGCCCAGGAGAAAGAAGATGAAGAAACACCTAAAGAGCAAATTCCGGTTGAAGAACGAAAGACCGGGGACAGCTTTATCGAAAATGTCGGAGAGCTGCCCGGGGACATCGTGACTTTTCCTCTGAGACTGGTTTTTAAAGGCATCAGTAAGACAGCGGGATGGATAGACTTCCAAAATGTTTATCTGCGAGTCACGGATTGGCTGACCAACGAGGATGGCACCCGCAAGGTAAGACCCATATTTGCTCCCAGTGGCGGTGGCGGGGCCACGTTTACTCAAGAGAATTTCTTTAAAGGCGGAATGACATTTAGAGCACACGGGAGTTTTGGCAATCGAACGCGTCGACTCTTTTCCGGCAGATTAAGAGATCCCCAGTTATTTGCGCCAAAACTGGGATTGCAATTGACAGGGTTTCACCAAAGAAAGCCTGATGAGGATTTTTTCGGACTCGGCAATGATTCTCAAAAATCAGATGAAACGAACTACCTGCACCAAGAGAACAATTTCGAAATTGACGTTATTTCGGTCCCCTTCAAAGCAGCGCAATTTTCTCTGGGATTGTCTTACAGCAATGTCAATATCAAAGAAGGCCGTGACCCCAATCACCCATCGACGAACACGTTTCCAAAATTTCAGGAAGTTCCCGGACTAGCAGGCGCTGAAATGTGGTCGCTTCTTTTTAAGTTTTATAACGATTCAAGAAATGCAACCGCACATCCTACAAGTGGCGGCGAAGAGTTTTTCTCAGTCGAATTCGCCAAGGAAATTGACGGAAGTGATTTTGGTTATCGAAAATATACTTTGGATTTGCAGCGGTATATTGAACTTTTTTATAAACGTGTGTTGGCTGTGCGGGCACGGACGGAAGTCACTGATAAAATGGAAGGCCGGGAGATTCCTTTTTATCGTCTTGCTGGCTTAGGCGGTGCCGACAATCTACGCGGATACAGACCCGTGCGCTTTCGGGATGAAGATTTAATGCTTTTTAGCGCTGAGTATCGTTTCGAGGTAAATACATACGCCATTGTGTACGGTTTTTTTGAGGAGGGTCGGGTTTTCAACAATATTTTTGATGATTTTACTTTTAATGATTTTAAGTATTCTGCGGGCGGTGGCCTGCGGTTTAGAGCACGAAATGGAAATTTGACGGCAATTCTTGAAATTGCTAAGTCTAAAGAACAAACGAGATTTATCTTTGGGTTAAATACAGATTTGAGGAGGTTTTAA